The genomic stretch GTTTACACAAAAAAAAGGATATGGACAATCCATTTCTATtaataatccatatttgtatatgGAATTATGGATGTAATATAACTCTCTTTTCATTCCGCGAAAGCGTTGATTGACCCTATAACTTTACACAATAGTAAAATTAGGCCGTGTAACTTTCAATTAAAGAAATTTCACTAAATAATCTATTTTATAAAGATAAATCGTGTCAGATGGATGAAATAATAACCCATTTAAAATTAATACGAACACAAACCCGACATAACCTAATTTATTTACAACCAACATGGGTGGGAGTATTTGTTGCTCTCCATCATTCGTTCACTCCCTCTCCAAAACTAATTGGTCTCCATGATCACCTTTCTCATACACTAATTAACATCATACCTCTCTCTCCACACCTTCCAACTTTCTCtcattttcttccctttttctctttcAAAACTCATAGTcaacaaaatcaaacaaaaacccAATTCCCCAAATCCCTCACTTTCCAATACCCAATTCCCAATTCCCCAAATCTCCCTTAATTCCCTCCAAATCCCCACAATTCCCCTGTTTTCCCCTGTTTTTTTCCTCTGTTTTTTTGACCCATGTCTTCAGATGATGAAGCAGAGGAATACCTCTTCAAAATAGTGATCATAGGCGATTCGGGTGTCGGTAAATCAAACTTACTATCACGATACGCAAGAAATGAATTCAATCTTCATTCGAAAGCGACAATCGGTGTTGAATTTCAAACACAAAGTATTGAACTTGATGGTAAAGAAGTAAGAGCTCAGATATGGGATACTGCTGGACAAGAGCGATTTCGAGCTGTTACTTCTGCTTATTATAGAGGTGCTGTTGGTGCTCTTATTGTTTATGATATTACTCGTGGTACTACTTTTGATAGCATTACCCGTTGGCTTGAAGAACTTAACAGTAAGTTtcattcttttgttttttttttttttttcattttgtcgAAAAGTTTTCAGTGGCGGATCCAGGATTAACTTTTTGGTTAGGGGCAGATAGATCTAGCTAGTTCAAATCTCGTCAGCATCATATTCGGCTATACTGCTTctagtggcggagccaggattttaaGGCAACGGGGGCGACTCGAAAATATTATAAGGGACCtcgaaaaaatttgaaaattttaactaaatatttcgaaattttcaaactttaGCGTGGGCGACCGTCACTGCTAGTCCCCCTGACTCCCCCACTAATCTGCTCCCTTAcaccgaaaaaaaaaggaaaattttGATGGAGTTTAGTAATGCATAATGGTAGGATCAAATGTTAACGGAAACAATTGTAAGCGTGAAACGGATCTAAACTAATTTTTATATCTGTTCTGTTAGTAATGAGCATTAATTAGTGTTAATTAAATGTGTTTTGGAGCCGTTTCACAGTTTTACCCGGCCTTACAAGTTACAACCGTATTAAGAGAGACTTGCTAAATATTATAGGTGGTTGTTTTCTTGTTAGATCATGTATGGTCAACTTCGTAATATCTGATGCACCTCATTAAAAAAAAATGAGTATAAGCTTATTGTGAATATTACGATAATATTAGCCTCTTAGCTCCGCCactgaaaatttgaaattatgTTTTGTGAtagcttaattattgtttatgcatgattttttttgtatttggttGATTAATGTGTTGTAATAGTGAAATTTTATCCTTAGAAATTTGGAAATAATTGGCTATAACTTAGGAATGATCATTTATGGCTACAATAGGCGCCTCTCATGTCTGTCTTGACATTAAAGTTTTAGGAGGCAGAAATTGTTTGCAGGAATTAGTTGCAAGTTGCTATCTATGGTTGGATTTTCTTTATTAATTAGGGACAAAGGCAAAGTAGGTATCTTTAGTTGTTGGAAAGTCGAAAGTGATCACTCATCGGCTAAACTAGTTGACATCTGATTTTTCGGTATTAGTTGACATCTCTTCTACTACTTGGACCTTGTTCATTACATGTGGAATGAATAATGTTTCATGTTGGATTGCCTTCTTTTTTTGAACCTTAGCATTCAGCAAAATGTGATTGATTATTTGGAAAAATCGTACTTCCTTCAATTCATTACGTTTGTTTAAAATGTTCGATCTTAAAATGAAATAAGTGTAAAGAACCAAAAGTATTGGAGAAAGCACTTTGTATTAGATTGATTATGATTATGTCGTATGTACAATGTACACACTGATGTTACATTGTGTTCGAGTGGGAAACGCTTTGTGCGGAATTGCACAAAAGCTCATGTCGACCTATTGATCTTTGGACAACATCAACTTTTTTTATAGTTCCATTGCTTTGGTTTATATATGGAGTAGAAATTTCAATGAAAGCCCTATTAGACAAGCCTTCCACAAGACCGGTGAGGGTCTAAATCTCTAAGACACTCGAGCTTAATCAAGATTTGAACCGTTACCTTCTTAGATTGATCTCAATTCGTGTCCATCTGACCTCCTATACCTAAGCCTTTATATCCGAGGTTAATATATCTTAATCTAAAGCTCATTCGAGCTATTGAAATACAGTAGTGTTGAAACTTAGGAGGTAGGCCTTTGTTGTCCTTTACATCCTATCAAGCTCAAATCCCGACTAAACCACATGATGATAGCGGAATAAAGGAAAGTGAGGACCCTCATGAACTACTATCAATAAAGATGTTTTTGTGATTGTTCTCAATTTACGCTAAGCAAAGCTTTCGGCATTGAATATTCCTTGTTGTCTCGTCTCTATGTCACTTGTATAGATTAGGAgactgatagatgaaccatctcaaccaaaatctTAAGGTGATGATTGAAGTCTAATTGTTATACTTATTCCTATTAGGGACAACAGTGAGTAAATGACTCGATTTCATGACTAGTATTATCTGAGGCCGTTTTTGGTGATAATTTGTTACTGAAAAATCAATTTTGATCATTATGCAGCTCATTCTGATACAACCGTGGCAAAAATGCTCGTGGGAAATAAGTACGATTTGGACGATATCAGGGCCGTTACCATTGACCAAGGCAAAAGTCTAGCAGAAGAACACGGACTTTTCTTCATGGAGACATCGGCCAAAGACTCAACTAACGTCAAGACAGCTTTCGAGATGGTAATCAAGGAGATATACACTACCGTCAGCAGGAAAGTCCTCAACTCCGACTCCTACAAAGCTCAATTATCTTTGAAGAGAGTAAGCCTTGTTAACGACGAGTCAAAGCCTAACGAAGGCATGACCTCATGTTGCTATAGGTGATCTCATTCCGAACTTAAACCCCTTCCCTTCTCCCCTGCCTCGGAAATTAAATTTTTGTACGAATTTTACGTATATAATTTTTGAATCAAATTTGAGTGATATAGTCAAAGAACATCAAGGATATGTAAGTTTTGTTGATGATACACTTCAAATATTTCAAGGGACTCTGGAAATAAAGCTTTCTGGATCCGCCACTTGTTATGATCGATTTTGTCAcacttattgttgatatattgtcccaaacaagtacaattatttctATATTTACAGCTAATGAATGTAAGGAGGAAACTACATATTTGTTGGCAATTATTTATGTCGAatcgatttttaaatttttttttaagaaaGTTCATAATTTGTTGGCTTGCATGTTATATTGAAGCTGTCATTGAAGCATTCTTAATTTCTTTTATCGTTCTAAAAGATGggaatcaaattaattaattgtctGAATTGTacttttgtaatttaattattaatgtaatgtttgtATTAAGCACGTATAATTATTTTGTCGTTGACTTTTACAATACATGTTTAGTGATAATCAATTATGAAATGTCAATAATGGTTGTTTGTTGTATGATTAGTCTTTGGCTAACTTTGATCGCATGGCCTTTGGTAACCACTGTACCCCTGTGTTCCTCACTTCCTCGGTATTGGTAGTATAATTTCTGAACTTTATAATAAAGTGTGATTTTTGTTGTAAAGATTATAAGTTTCAATATAAATTTTATGAGCTCCTTCATTTAAATATGAAGGTCAAAAACTGCTAACTAAGAATTATGACGAGTAATATTAATTTTTTTGTTCATGAGTATAATTCATTGAGGTTTTTGTTTAGAAGGAAGGTTATATCTTAAAAAATGAAAAGACATCATCTGGGTACCATGTTTTATATGACGTGTAACATTAGTTTACTCAAAAATATTTAGCGACTTTCTAACTTAATAAGAGGTCCTGAGTTTGAAGCCCGGGAATACAACATTGTTCAAACTTATGAAGGAGAGTTTTGTGTCCTTAGCGGTTCTTCTTACTCGAATCAGAACTATATAGATTGGTATACGTCAAAAAGATGACTACGGAGTACGATTTAATATATGGGTTATTGAAAATTTGTCCCAAGTCCAAATAATAATTGCAATAGTGTAGTCAGGAATCAAAAATTGAAATGCAGAATCAATAAATTTCAAAAGAAAGTAGCTCCTCATTCATGAATCATGACGGTGTGATTGTCGGTGCAGGGGTGTCAGGACACGGGCAACCACGGGCGTGGGAATCGGGCCTCCGCTTTTGATCACCGTATTATAAGATTTTATTAATGAAATCCAATACAAATATCGAAATATAATATACTTAAGCATTCATTTTTGGGCCTCATTTTTCCATGTCGCACCGGGCCTCCATTTGTTTTAAGACGCCCCTGTATCGGTGTCCCATATTGAAAGAATGGAAAAAGGGAGGAGTGGTTTAATAGTGTggtggtattattattattactatctaCCTTCTCTTCTACCTTATCCTCTCACAACCGATTAAAATATCGTTTCTTTTGCTTTGTTCACTTGCTTTTCGACCCCACACCGTATATACTAAATTAATCAATTGTGAGAGAAAACTTGCTTTTCGACCCCACTCCTTATATATTAAATTAATCAATTGTGAGAGAAAAAGGGAGAAGGTAGAAGAGAAGGTGGAAAGGAGAATGTCCATAACACCCCTCATTATTATTATACTTCCCCATCTtcaatcaatagtttacacttttcTATTTATTTTGTCAGTCAATAATTTTCTAGTAAATAAATTAACTCATATGAATGGTAACCATTACATTTCCTATTCATTTCaaattatttttgatttttttaaataattataaacatttttttatttttaccttAATAATCGTGTAAACATTAAAGGGATAAATGAGGACCTATTTTGTTGGATTAATTAAACTTTTGGGTTGCAATTCATTCATAataaattttgtgtttcttcagtCTAATTTTGGCTCAACAACAGTATAGATCCAATAGTTTGGTTGGGCAATATATATGAGGTAGGTTAATTGTGACTGAACATCCCTATTTGGTTTGAATTGTGTCGGGTTTATTTCAGGTTTGCAGGCTTTAGGTTTGGTTTGAATTGTTTTAGGTTTTCAGTATCTTTTTTAACAAGGTTAATCACTTTCTAATTATACGAACTAACAAGGCTTAACCCCGATAATAATGAGTCCACTTTCTAACTTTGAAGTTAAAGGTTCGATTTTCATTGAGTTAAAATATAGTGTTGTTCGTAGGCGATATGTAAACATCACTTTAAGTCCTCATTGAGGTCCGTGATCAGCCTTAGCGTTGGACTGAATAAAGTATCCTTGAACCTACATTTTTTAGCACCGAAAAAAAACTCTAATTTTATGAAACATAAAGTTTTATGATTGGCGGTCTCTCGCAAAGTTCTTCCCAAAAGAGGATGCAAGTAGGGTGTTACTGGTCCAGATCGGACAGGAACCAAAATCGACAAAAATTACGGGCTGAAATTCGACTGAACAGATAAATTTTTGTTCAAGACCGGACCGGAACTTGTCCTTACACACCCACTTTTTCAAATTTCGGACCAAAAATCCGGACCGATTGGACCAGATTAAGTAGGCCTCCGAgtttaaggaaaaaaaaaacaaataataataatttcggTCTTTCCAGTCCGAACCAGAAAAAACCAGCCCTGAACAAGATCGGGATGTTAAAAAATGTTGGGCCCGAGACCAGACCGGTCCATTTTTAAGGTCCAGACCGGATTTAGCCCACCCATACAAGAAAATTGAAATTAGTAGGGGTGGTCGTTTTAAGGCCCATTAAAGTAAGTAGGATAA from Silene latifolia isolate original U9 population chromosome 2, ASM4854445v1, whole genome shotgun sequence encodes the following:
- the LOC141642088 gene encoding ras-related protein RABA5c-like — its product is MSSDDEAEEYLFKIVIIGDSGVGKSNLLSRYARNEFNLHSKATIGVEFQTQSIELDGKEVRAQIWDTAGQERFRAVTSAYYRGAVGALIVYDITRGTTFDSITRWLEELNTHSDTTVAKMLVGNKYDLDDIRAVTIDQGKSLAEEHGLFFMETSAKDSTNVKTAFEMVIKEIYTTVSRKVLNSDSYKAQLSLKRVSLVNDESKPNEGMTSCCYR